The following proteins come from a genomic window of Montipora capricornis isolate CH-2021 chromosome 9, ASM3666992v2, whole genome shotgun sequence:
- the LOC138016409 gene encoding uncharacterized protein — protein MVFPCLFPYGKGDYHINRPISCPALHEWAEHLLWYQDGRFAWHKVWKFIVHNMILRKRALEQSRYFVDQQLGDQHITVADLQERLARGDTSFTNKLLYFGANLHGTAQYWHQRRRELRAFVEFMVNEKHGLASFFMTGSCAEFYVPPLKRLFGRAVFGVSDYWYRYEFAKSRGQIHWHQLSWREDKQPHQLLHEAREDGCDENEYAA, from the exons ATGGTGTTTCCTTGCTTGTTTCCCTATGGAAAGGGTGATTACCACATCAACCGTCCAATTTCATGTCCTGCACTCCATGAGTGGGCAGAACACTTGCTGTGGTACCAGGATGGCAGATTTGCTTGGCATAAAGTGTGGAAGTTTATTGTTCACAACATGATTCTGAGAAAGCGTGCCCTGGAGCAGAGCAGGTACTTTGTTGATCAGCAACTAGGTGACCAACACATAACTGTAGCAGACCTACAAGAGCGACTAGCAAGGGGTGATACTTCATTCACAAACAAGCTTTTGTATTTTGGTGCAAACTTGCATGGCACAGCTCAGTACTGGCATCAAAGACGCAGAGAGCTTCGTGCGTTTGTTGAGTTCATGGTCAATGAAAAGCATGGATTGGCTTCCTTTTTTATGACTGGAAGCTGTGCAGAGTTTTATGTTCCTCCACTGAAAAGGCTATTTGGAAGA GCAGTGTTTGGCGTCTCTGACTATTGGTATCGCTATGAATTTGCTAAGTCCCGGGGTCAAATTCATTGGCATCAACTCAGCTGGAGAGAGGACAAACAGCCACACCAACTGTTGCACGAAGCTCGTGAGGATGGATGTGATGAGAATGAGTATGCAGCT